A region from the Campylobacter magnus genome encodes:
- the fliR gene encoding flagellar biosynthetic protein FliR, whose protein sequence is MEFLQYLSEGNVVTFFLLLLRMSGLVVFFPFFSHMQVPVVIKSAFAFVLTIFLLPFTPVVSTGLSLEYLVLESISELLFGLAAGAMLSICFAALSLAGEQISMVMGFSMANVMDPQTGVQSPLISNVLTLIVLTAFLIADGHHIILQFMAKSVSLLELGSFYPSQNIWSYASKSVVNMFLFGFIISFPILALSFMSDFIFGMLMKTMPQFNLLVVGFPIKIVVAFGVLIATIAAIVKLFVVLLTRVLNDLPFLFF, encoded by the coding sequence ATGGAATTTTTACAATACTTAAGCGAGGGCAATGTTGTTACATTTTTTTTGCTGCTGCTGCGCATGAGCGGGCTAGTGGTGTTTTTTCCATTTTTTTCACATATGCAAGTGCCTGTGGTGATAAAAAGCGCATTTGCCTTTGTGCTTACGATTTTTTTGCTACCTTTTACGCCGGTGGTTAGCACAGGGCTAAGCCTAGAATATCTCGTGCTTGAGAGCATTTCAGAGCTGCTTTTTGGGCTGGCTGCTGGGGCTATGCTAAGCATTTGTTTTGCCGCTTTAAGCCTAGCAGGCGAGCAGATTAGTATGGTTATGGGCTTTTCTATGGCAAATGTGATGGACCCACAAACCGGCGTTCAAAGTCCGCTTATCTCAAATGTGCTAACGCTCATCGTGCTAACAGCCTTTCTTATTGCTGATGGGCATCATATTATTTTGCAATTCATGGCAAAAAGCGTGTCGCTGCTTGAGCTTGGCAGCTTTTATCCAAGCCAAAATATTTGGAGCTACGCTTCAAAAAGCGTGGTAAATATGTTTTTATTTGGCTTTATTATATCATTTCCTATACTTGCGCTTTCTTTTATGAGTGATTTTATTTTTGGGATGCTTATGAAAACTATGCCACAATTTAATCTTTTAGTCGTGGGTTTTCCTATTAAAATCGTAGTGGCATTTGGGGTGCTAATAGCGACTATTGCGGCAATTGTCAAGCTTTTTGTAGTGCTTTTGACAAGAGTTTTAAATGATTTGCCATTTTTGTTTTTTTAA
- a CDS encoding midas domain-containing protein, translating into MKVILLNQNPAVSRLVRLSIEKIGYKLEEYSNIAQLDEQNPADVFICDHELVDDSVDYTPFGKHIIFLVPRNFAKKLGKHTLEKPFLPTDFMDFVKRVATSGDDEAELQEPSSSDFSDTSAENFSSDINDLDLDSFGDFDTLADDDLTSQSDSTNKPSDESAKSDEGLSGSKLAQDLDEPSELDTKNLDDILGQLDFEDDESKQTSDESKEVAQITNVSKKSDEGLDTTLSESFVEGGEDDLIEDRIPAQLASSDVNEQDDLIEESIPENLADEKKEQLAQLSSMVDEIDNMDKQKSSAEESDDSLDMSDFKDLVGVSDKAETKEESTNEVAGLEEIAEDVAPADEIEELDEVVADEMSASSKLSQEEQVASLKEEMAKAEEKTAAVTDEGNEDIELSEAAGIAEASDEIVADEAANDDDSLDMTDFKELVGVSDDDIAETSDEISKISEVRDEISKVAEIAEASDEIVADEIASDDDSLDMTDFKDLVGVSDDDIAETSDEISKISEVKDEISKVAKIAEASDEVVADEVAKTSDEVASGDDEFAGISESDLARALGLDIAGLSSEQEKPKEQKNNADIEQAKSQISSQITETIGATLASSPALKEAIKGMKIKINISFEE; encoded by the coding sequence ATGAAAGTAATACTACTAAATCAAAATCCAGCCGTCTCTCGTCTAGTTAGGCTAAGCATAGAAAAAATCGGCTACAAACTTGAAGAATACTCAAACATAGCCCAGCTTGATGAGCAAAATCCAGCTGATGTTTTTATCTGTGATCATGAACTAGTTGATGATAGCGTGGATTACACACCTTTTGGTAAGCATATTATCTTTTTAGTGCCACGAAATTTTGCCAAAAAGCTTGGCAAGCACACGCTTGAAAAGCCGTTTTTGCCTACTGATTTTATGGATTTTGTAAAGAGAGTGGCTACTAGCGGCGATGATGAAGCAGAACTACAAGAGCCTAGCAGCAGTGATTTTAGTGATACTAGCGCAGAGAATTTTTCTAGTGATATTAATGATTTAGATTTAGATAGTTTTGGTGATTTTGATACTTTAGCTGATGATGATTTGACTAGCCAAAGTGATAGTACTAATAAACCTAGCGATGAGAGTGCTAAGAGTGATGAGGGCTTGTCTGGTAGCAAGCTAGCCCAGGACTTAGATGAACCAAGCGAGCTAGATACAAAGAATCTTGATGATATTTTAGGACAGCTGGATTTTGAAGATGATGAGAGCAAGCAGACAAGTGATGAGAGCAAAGAAGTAGCGCAAATCACTAATGTAAGCAAAAAAAGTGATGAGGGGCTTGATACTACGCTCTCAGAATCTTTTGTAGAAGGTGGAGAAGACGATCTAATAGAAGATAGAATTCCAGCCCAGCTAGCTAGCAGTGATGTTAATGAACAAGATGATTTAATAGAAGAGAGTATCCCAGAAAATCTAGCCGATGAGAAAAAAGAGCAATTAGCCCAGCTAAGCTCTATGGTAGATGAAATAGATAATATGGACAAGCAAAAAAGCAGTGCTGAAGAAAGCGATGATAGTTTAGATATGAGTGATTTTAAAGACTTAGTTGGCGTTAGCGACAAAGCAGAGACTAAAGAAGAAAGCACAAATGAAGTAGCCGGACTTGAGGAAATCGCAGAAGATGTAGCCCCAGCTGATGAAATAGAAGAACTTGATGAAGTTGTAGCAGATGAGATGTCAGCATCTAGCAAACTAAGTCAAGAAGAGCAAGTAGCTAGTCTAAAAGAAGAAATGGCAAAAGCTGAGGAGAAAACAGCAGCTGTAACGGACGAGGGCAATGAAGATATAGAACTTAGCGAAGCGGCCGGGATAGCAGAAGCTAGCGATGAAATAGTAGCTGATGAAGCAGCTAATGATGATGATAGCTTGGATATGACTGATTTTAAAGAGCTTGTTGGCGTTAGCGATGATGACATAGCAGAAACTAGCGATGAAATCTCTAAAATCAGCGAAGTTAGAGATGAAATTAGCAAAGTTGCCGAAATAGCAGAAGCTAGTGATGAAATAGTAGCTGATGAAATAGCTAGCGATGATGATAGCTTGGATATGACTGATTTTAAAGACTTAGTTGGCGTTAGTGATGATGACATAGCAGAAACTAGCGATGAAATCTCTAAAATCAGCGAAGTTAAGGATGAAATTAGCAAAGTTGCCAAGATAGCAGAAGCTAGTGATGAAGTAGTAGCTGATGAAGTAGCCAAAACTAGCGATGAAGTAGCTAGTGGCGATGATGAGTTTGCTGGTATTAGCGAGAGTGATTTGGCTAGGGCTTTGGGGCTTGATATAGCTGGGCTTTCTAGCGAGCAAGAAAAGCCAAAAGAGCAAAAAAACAATGCAGATATAGAACAAGCAAAATCTCAAATCAGCTCACAAATCACCGAGACAATAGGTGCTACGCTAGCTAGCTCGCCAGCACTAAAAGAGGCGATAAAAGGCATGAAAATTAAGATTAACATAAGCTTTGAGGAGTAG
- the gmk gene encoding guanylate kinase, translated as MSRQILLISGPSGSGKSSLLSKLFAEFKDKLYFSISSTTRAARQGEKDGVNYHFISQEQFQADINAGLFLEWANVHGNLYGTSLRPVTHALNEGKVVVFDIDVQGYFLAKKQYPKEITAVFISTKNSSILASRLENRGSESNESIKTRLENAKNEMKYIKDYDHIIVNDDLEAAYESLRAIFISMHSKCANFEIEEFCQNWNN; from the coding sequence GTGAGTAGACAAATTTTGCTAATCAGCGGACCTAGTGGTTCTGGTAAAAGCTCGCTGCTCTCAAAGCTTTTTGCTGAGTTTAAAGATAAGCTTTATTTTTCAATCTCAAGCACCACAAGAGCTGCTAGGCAGGGTGAAAAAGACGGCGTGAATTATCATTTTATAAGCCAAGAGCAGTTTCAAGCTGATATTAACGCTGGGCTTTTTTTGGAGTGGGCAAATGTACATGGTAATCTCTATGGCACGAGCCTGCGACCTGTAACGCATGCGCTAAATGAGGGTAAAGTAGTGGTCTTTGATATAGATGTTCAAGGCTATTTTCTAGCCAAAAAGCAGTATCCTAAAGAAATCACCGCTGTTTTTATCAGCACGAAAAACTCTAGTATCCTAGCCTCTCGCTTAGAAAATAGAGGCAGTGAAAGTAATGAGAGTATAAAAACTCGCTTAGAAAATGCTAAAAACGAGATGAAATACATAAAAGACTACGACCATATTATCGTAAATGATGATTTAGAGGCGGCTTATGAGAGCTTAAGGGCGATTTTTATCTCAATGCACTCAAAATGTGCAAACTTTGAGATAGAAGAGTTTTGCCAAAACTGGAATAATTAA
- the tatA gene encoding twin-arginine translocase TatA/TatE family subunit has product MGSFSMGHWLIVLAVIVLLFGAKKIPELAKGVGKGIKSFKKEMSDDEQNEQITKTENTAQTNTQTNTQTNTQANTQTNTNSEQKA; this is encoded by the coding sequence ATGGGATCATTTAGTATGGGACACTGGCTGATTGTTTTGGCTGTAATTGTGCTGCTTTTTGGAGCAAAAAAAATACCTGAGCTAGCAAAAGGCGTGGGTAAAGGCATAAAAAGCTTTAAAAAAGAAATGAGCGATGATGAACAAAATGAGCAAATCACAAAGACTGAAAACACCGCTCAAACAAACACTCAAACAAACACTCAAACAAACACTCAAGCAAATACTCAAACAAACACGAATAGCGAGCAAAAAGCCTAA